Proteins encoded within one genomic window of Streptomyces sp. NBC_01314:
- the boxB gene encoding benzoyl-CoA 2,3-epoxidase subunit BoxB — MPTKIDYDSKIPNNVALADDRRLQRALEGWQPKFLNWWGEMGPELANRGVYLRTAVSVGRDGWAHFDHVNVPDYRWGIFLAERDPDRRVAFGEHKGQPVWQQVPGEYRADLQRLIVIQGDTEPASVEQQRLLGLTAPSLYDLRNLFQVNVEEGRHLWAMVYLLHAYFGREGREEAEALLQRNSGSPDSPRILGAFNEETADWLAFFMFTYFTDRDGKYQLGSLKESAFDPLSRTCSFMLKEEAHHMMVGTTGVDRVVTRSAQLVREHDTLDIAACGGIPLDIIQKYINFHYTVSLDLFGSETSTNAANYYTAGLKGRWQEERRKDDHRLTDHSAFLDKPEADGTWSQDEVPALLALNLDLRDEYISDCENGLKRWNRILEEHGIDFRLKLPHAGFNRNVGLAAGHHVTPDGTIVDERTWEAGRHHWLPTTEDLAFVRSLMQPVYERGKIASWVAPPVNGINGQPFDYEYVRLV; from the coding sequence ATGCCCACGAAGATCGACTACGACTCCAAGATCCCCAACAACGTCGCTCTCGCCGACGACCGCCGTCTGCAGCGGGCGCTGGAGGGCTGGCAGCCCAAGTTCCTCAACTGGTGGGGCGAGATGGGCCCGGAGCTGGCGAACCGAGGCGTCTACCTGCGCACCGCCGTGTCGGTCGGCCGCGACGGCTGGGCCCACTTCGACCACGTCAACGTGCCCGACTACCGCTGGGGCATCTTCCTCGCCGAGCGCGACCCCGACCGCCGCGTCGCCTTCGGCGAGCACAAGGGGCAGCCGGTCTGGCAGCAGGTGCCCGGCGAGTACCGCGCCGACCTGCAACGGCTGATCGTCATCCAGGGCGACACCGAGCCGGCCTCCGTCGAGCAGCAGCGCCTCCTCGGCCTGACCGCCCCCAGCCTGTACGACCTGCGCAACCTCTTCCAGGTCAATGTGGAGGAGGGCCGGCACCTGTGGGCGATGGTCTACCTGCTGCACGCCTACTTCGGCCGGGAGGGCCGCGAGGAGGCCGAGGCGCTGCTTCAGCGCAACTCCGGCAGCCCCGACTCGCCGCGCATCCTGGGCGCCTTCAACGAGGAGACCGCCGACTGGCTGGCCTTCTTCATGTTCACGTACTTCACCGACCGGGACGGCAAGTACCAGCTCGGCTCGCTGAAGGAGAGCGCCTTCGACCCGCTGTCGCGGACCTGCTCCTTCATGCTGAAGGAAGAGGCGCACCACATGATGGTCGGCACCACCGGCGTCGACCGCGTGGTGACCCGCAGCGCCCAGCTGGTCCGCGAGCACGACACCCTGGACATCGCCGCCTGCGGCGGCATCCCCCTGGACATCATCCAGAAGTACATCAACTTCCACTACACGGTCTCCCTGGACCTCTTCGGCAGCGAGACCTCCACCAACGCGGCGAACTACTACACCGCCGGGCTCAAGGGCCGCTGGCAGGAGGAGCGCCGCAAGGACGACCACCGGCTCACCGACCACAGCGCCTTCCTGGACAAGCCGGAGGCAGACGGCACCTGGTCACAGGACGAGGTCCCCGCGCTGCTCGCCCTCAACCTGGACCTGCGCGACGAGTACATCTCCGACTGCGAGAACGGCCTCAAGCGCTGGAACCGGATCCTGGAGGAGCACGGGATCGACTTCCGGCTGAAGCTGCCGCACGCCGGCTTCAACCGGAACGTCGGCCTCGCCGCCGGCCACCACGTCACCCCCGACGGCACGATCGTCGACGAGCGGACCTGGGAGGCCGGCCGCCACCACTGGCTGCCCACCACCGAGGACCTGGCGTTCGTACGGTCGCTGATGCAGCCTGTGTACGAGCGCGGCAAGATCGCGAGCTGGGTCGCGCCGCCGGTCAACGGCATCAACGGCCAACCGTTCGACTACGAGTACGTGCGACTGGTGTGA
- a CDS encoding benzoate-CoA ligase family protein → MPEAFNTADYLVDRHVREGNGARTALVTPTRTLTYEQLSAEVRRVAAGLRALGVRPEERVLLCMVDDIELFTGILAAFHIGAVAVPASTMLTGPELGKLVADARCRVVLGSAEFAPVVRAALQQAPEVEHTVLTGEDSTALPGHVQGHTWQQLLDNGTGTDDGPYPTWPDSPALWLYTSGTTGMPKAAMHRHVDIKFVSENYGHGVLGIGPEDRCLSVAKLFFAYGIGNSLFFPLAAGATALLEPSRPSPALFAKRAAGDRATVLFGTPSFFGPLLASADIPEGAFATVRMGVSAGEALPARMYEGMLERFGVEVLDGIGSTEMLHIFISNRPGRVHPGSSGEPVPGYKVELRDVDGSVVAGDGTPGELHVRGESAATGYWCRAETTRQVFLGDWVRTGDTYIRNADGTYTCMGRTNDLLKAGGIWVAPAEVEERLLAHPDVAEVAVVGVPDADGLDKPVACVVPRPGHEVDPDALVAWCREGLAAFKRPRGVIALPELPRTPTGKIRRNVLRAMVRDGSWAEAPSSPPTSS, encoded by the coding sequence ATGCCTGAGGCGTTCAACACGGCGGACTACCTGGTCGACCGGCACGTGCGGGAGGGCAACGGCGCCCGCACGGCGCTCGTCACGCCCACGCGGACGCTGACCTACGAGCAACTGTCGGCGGAGGTCCGCCGGGTGGCCGCCGGGCTGCGGGCCCTCGGCGTACGCCCCGAGGAACGCGTCCTGTTGTGCATGGTGGACGACATCGAGCTCTTCACCGGCATCCTCGCCGCCTTCCACATCGGCGCCGTGGCCGTCCCCGCGTCGACCATGCTCACCGGTCCGGAGCTGGGCAAGCTGGTGGCCGACGCGCGCTGCCGGGTGGTGCTGGGCTCCGCCGAGTTCGCGCCGGTCGTACGCGCGGCGCTCCAGCAGGCGCCGGAGGTCGAGCACACCGTCCTGACCGGAGAAGACAGCACAGCACTGCCCGGCCACGTCCAGGGCCACACCTGGCAGCAACTGCTGGACAACGGCACCGGTACGGACGACGGGCCGTATCCGACCTGGCCGGACTCGCCCGCCCTGTGGCTGTACACGTCGGGCACCACCGGCATGCCCAAGGCAGCCATGCACCGCCACGTCGACATCAAGTTCGTATCGGAGAACTACGGGCACGGGGTGCTGGGCATCGGACCGGAGGACCGCTGCCTGTCGGTCGCGAAACTCTTCTTCGCCTACGGCATCGGCAACTCGCTGTTCTTCCCGCTGGCGGCTGGCGCCACGGCGCTGCTGGAACCTTCCAGGCCGTCTCCCGCGCTGTTCGCGAAGCGGGCGGCCGGCGACCGGGCCACGGTCCTGTTCGGCACTCCCAGCTTCTTCGGGCCGCTGCTCGCGAGCGCCGACATCCCGGAAGGCGCCTTCGCGACGGTGCGGATGGGCGTCTCGGCCGGAGAAGCGCTGCCCGCGCGGATGTACGAGGGGATGCTGGAACGGTTCGGTGTGGAGGTGCTCGACGGCATCGGGTCCACCGAGATGCTGCACATCTTCATCTCCAACCGGCCGGGCCGGGTCCACCCGGGCTCCTCCGGCGAACCCGTTCCCGGGTACAAGGTGGAGCTGCGCGACGTCGACGGCAGCGTGGTGGCGGGCGACGGCACACCGGGCGAGCTCCACGTCCGCGGGGAGTCCGCGGCCACCGGCTACTGGTGCCGGGCCGAGACCACGCGTCAGGTCTTCCTCGGCGACTGGGTGCGCACCGGAGACACCTACATCCGCAACGCCGACGGCACCTACACGTGCATGGGCCGCACCAACGACCTGCTCAAGGCGGGCGGCATCTGGGTCGCGCCCGCCGAGGTCGAGGAGCGCCTCCTCGCCCATCCGGACGTGGCCGAGGTCGCCGTGGTCGGCGTACCGGACGCGGACGGCCTGGACAAACCGGTCGCCTGCGTGGTGCCCAGGCCCGGGCATGAGGTCGATCCGGACGCCCTCGTCGCCTGGTGCCGGGAGGGCCTGGCCGCCTTCAAACGCCCGCGTGGGGTGATCGCTCTGCCCGAGCTTCCCCGTACGCCCACCGGCAAAATCCGCCGCAACGTGCTGCGCGCCATGGTCCGCGACGGTTCCTGGGCGGAGGCGCCCTCGTCGCCGCCGACATCAAGCTGA